Proteins encoded together in one Impatiens glandulifera chromosome 1, dImpGla2.1, whole genome shotgun sequence window:
- the LOC124918724 gene encoding uncharacterized protein LOC124918724: MNTKTLERALSIRRSPQSTDEGDESSSFVTVSDDGGDHSKTRKNISLLTKATNYITRTGYIWHCLLIILVLFILFSLLSHSRNLVCVSDPLSRANFLGFGESDSNFGSLGVPWCRSKHGKTVEWTTKDLKNALQEFVTIYETRPIKNNLYGMGFDHSFGLWFITRWLKPLLMIESGAFKGHSTWVLRQAMPDTPIISLSPRHPGKYLKKGPAYVDGNCTYYVGKDFVDFGSLDWNVVMKTHGITDLSRVLVFFDDHQNELKRLKQALKAGFRHLVFEDNYDTGTGDHYSFRQMCDQFYIKGGGHSCFEDSDEARIRSRRKKAWEKAVDIGELCGPGEAWWGVKGEMRDEFNHSNKVITHAQHFQNSRFVESVLDTYWELPPVAGPSLTHQRRYDPARVSTPIVEDGSYRLFQKLGLSRLESSVFNGYTQMVYLQVSEPPRPSK; the protein is encoded by the exons ATGAACACAAAGACGCTTGAAAGAGCGCTCTCTATTCGCCGGTCGCCGCAATCCACCGACGAAGGCGATGAATCTTCATCCTTCGTTACCGTCTCCGACGACGGCGGCGATCACTCCAAGACCAGAAAGAACATATCTCTCCTCACCAAAGCCACCAATTACATTACTCGAACAGGTTACATCTGGCATTGTCTCCTCATCATTCTCGTCCTTTTCATCCtcttctctctcctttctcACTCTCGCAATCTTGTTTGCGTCTCCGATCCACTCTCTCGCGCCAATTTCTTGGGATTTGGTGAATCCGATTCCAATTTTGGATCCCTCGGTGTTCCCTGGT GCAGATCGAAACATGGAAAGACTGTTGAATGGACAACTAAGGATTTGAAGAATGCCCTTCAAGAGTTTGTTACAATCTATGAAACACGAcctataaaaaacaatttatatggaATGGGTTTTGATCATAGTTTTGGACTATGGTTTATTACTAGATGGTTGAAACCACTATTGATGATTGAGAGTGGGGCTTTTAAGGGTCATTCGACATGGGTATTGAGACAAGCAATGCCGGATACACCTATTATATCTCTTTCGCCTCGTCATCCCGGGAAGTATCTGAAAAAGGGTCCTGCTTATGTTGATGGCAACTGCACATACTATGTTGGAAAAGACTTTGTCGATTTTGGTAGCCTTGACTGGAATGTTGTGATGAAAACACACGGAATTACTGATTTAAGTAGGGTTCTTGTTTTCTTCGACGACCATCAGAATGAATTGAAAAG GCTGAAACAGGCGCTCAAAGCTGGCTTTAGGCATCTTGTTTTTGAAGACAACTATGATACTGGAACTGGAGATCATTACTCTTTCAGACAAATGTGTgatcaattttatattaaag GAGGAGGGCACAGTTGTTTTGAAGACAGTGATGAAGCTAGAATTAGGTCAAGGAGGAAGAAGGCGTGGGAAAAGGCTGTAGACATAGGGGAACTATGTGGACCGGGCGAAGCATGGTGGGGAGTAAAGGGTGAAATGCGAGACGAATTCAACCACAGCAACAAAGTGATCACTCACGCACAACATTTCCAAAACAGCCGGTTTGTGGAGTCTGTGTTGGATACGTATTGGGAACTCCCACCCGTTGCTGGGCCTTCGCTCACCCACCAAAGGAGGTATGACCCTGCTCGTGTTTCCACTCCTATTGTTGAAGATGGAAGTTATCGCTTGTTCCAGAAACTCGGCTTGAGTAGACTCGAATCATCTGTCTTTAATGGGTATACACAAATGGTTTATCTTCAAGTATCTGAACCACCAAGGCCTTCAAAATGA
- the LOC124920519 gene encoding protein NRT1/ PTR FAMILY 1.2-like encodes MIMENHPDPSVSDPHQELVSQTTKKGGLITMPFIIANEALERVASYGLLANMILYLIGSFYLGVAKSSNIVFLWSAATNFMPLIGAFISDSYLGRFLTIGLGSITTFLGIVLIWLTAMIPQTRPPPCNPFTEKCKPPTSSQYALLLASMTLMSIGAGGVRPCSLAFGADQLDKRTGNNSNNQTVLETFFSWYYASAAFATLVAFTGIAYIQENAGWKIGFGVPAILMFLSALLFFLASPFYIKQKPNKSLFTGLAQVIVAAYKNRKLAFPPEDSEGWYHHGKGVTPMKLTKKLRFLNKACIIRRPEEIKPDGSSLHPWRLCTVEQTEELKALVRIIPLWSSSIAMSINVSQGTFQVLQAKSMNRHITSGFVFPAASFFMFLIVSIVIWLIVYDRVIIPLGSKLRGKPFKIDPRVRMGMGLVCSAVAMAVAAIVEHMRKRRAINEGYINNPEAIVNMTAMWLVPQNILNGIAEALNAVAQNEFFYSELPKSMSSIAASMSGLGLAVGSLLASLILNIVSDITRKNGEQGWITDDINKGSFDNYYWLLTVLSFINMFYFLYCNWAYGHSSSDQSETSAGGYEIHDAMAETKKKNEDELLVYTNNKIENGAGKEEEEVLKGGLINL; translated from the exons ATGATAATGGAGAATCACCCTGATCCGTCCGTATCTGACCCTCATCAGGAACTGGTTTCCCAAACAACAAAAAAGGGTGGCCTTATAACAATGCCTTTCATTATAG CAAATGAAGCTCTGGAGAGAGTGGCTAGCTATGGATTGTTAGCCAATATGATTCTGTATTTGATAGGAAGCTTCTACCTCGGAGTAGCCAAATCCTCTAATATTGTCTTTCTATGGTCAGCTGCTACCAATTTCATGCCTTTGATTGGGGCTTTCATCTCCGATTCTTATCTGGGTCGTTTCCTTACTATTGGTCTTGGCTCCATTACCACTTTCTTG GGAATTGTGTTGATTTGGTTAACGGCTATGATTCCTCAAACAAGGCCACCGCCCTGTAATCCCTTCACTGAGAAATGCAAACCGCCAACTTCATCTCAGTATGCTCTGTTGTTAGCCAGTATGACTTTGATGTCAATTGGAGCAGGTGGAGTTAGACCGTGTTCATTGGCTTTTGGTGCAGACCAATTAGACAAAAGAACAGGAAACAATTCAAACAATCAGACTGTTTTGGAAACATTCTTTAGTTGGTATTATGCCTCAGCCGCTTTTGCCACTCTAGTTGCTTTCACGGGTATTGCTTACATTCAAGAAAACGCAGGATGGAAAATTGGTTTTGGAGTTCCTGCCATTCTCATGTTTCTATCCGCCCTTTTGTTTTTCCTTGCTTCCCCATTTTACATTAAGCAAAAACCCAACAAGAGTTTGTTCACCGGTTTGGCTCAAGTGATTGTCGCTGCTTATAAGAACAGAAAACTCGCATTCCCACCAGAAGATTCAGAAGGATGGTATCATCATGGAAAGGGTGTCACCCCAATGAAGCTTACCAAGAAACTCCG GTTCTTAAACAAAGCCTGCATAATAAGGAGGCCAGAGGAGATCAAACCAGACGGATCTTCTCTACATCCATGGAGACTTTGTACCGTAGAACAAACCGAAGAACTAAAAGCATTGGTTCGAATCATTCCTCTATGGTCATCCAGCATTGCCATGTCTATTAACGTCAGCCAAGGCACGTTTCAAGTCCTCCAAGCGAAATCAATGAACAGACATATAACTTCTGGTTTCGTATTCCCAGCAGCTTCATTCTTCATGTTCCTAATCGTGAGTATAGTGATTTGGCTCATTGTGTATGATCGCGTTATAATTCCATTAGGATCGAAATTACGAGGGAAACCATTTAAGATTGACCCGAGAGTTAGAATGGGTATGGGCCTTGTATGCTCTGCAGTAGCCATGGCAGTTGCAGCTATAGTGGAACACATGCGAAAGAGAAGGGCGATAAATGAAGGTTACATAAACAACCCTGAAGCGATTGTGAACATGACAGCAATGTGGTTAGTACCTCAAAATATCTTAAATGGTATAGCTGAAGCCTTAAACGCGGTTGCGCAGAATGAGTTCTTCTATTCTGAACTACCTAAGAGCATGTCGAGTATAGCAGCCTCAATGAGCGGTCTTGGGCTGGCAGTTGGGAGTTTGTTAGCGAGTTTAATACTTAATATCGTGAGTGATATTACACGAAAAAACGGGGAACAAGGATGGATCACGGATGATATCAATAAGGGCAGCTTCGATAATTATTATTGGCTTCTAACAGTATTGAGCTTCATTAACATGTTCTACTTTCTGTACTGTAATTGGGCTTACGGCCATAGTTCCTCTGATCAGTCTGAGACATCGGCTGGTGGTTACGAAATTCATGATGCAATGGCGgaaacgaagaagaagaatgaagatgaaTTGTTGGTTTATACTAATAATAAGATTGAAAATGGTGCagggaaagaagaagaagaagtgctTAAAGGTGGATTGATTAATCTTTAA